CGGGAAGTCCGAACTGCTCTCGGCCGGCCAGCTCGAGGAACTGGGGTTCAACGCGGTGATCTACCCGGTGACCACCCTGCGCATCGCGATGGGCCAGGTCGAGGAGGCACTCGCCGAGATCGCCGTCACCGGCACCCAGCGCGGGTGGGTCGACCGCATGCAGCACCGCTCCCGCCTCTACGAGCTGCTCCGGTACAACGAATACAACGCGTTCGACCAGCAGGTCTTCACCTACTCCACCGACACCTACCAGCCCACCTTCATCCGCTGAAACACCCTCCCGAAAGGGGATGAGCACCATGACCACCTCCACCCAGACCGCACAGGAGCCCGAGGTCCGCAAGGGTCTCTACGGAGTCATCGCCGACTACACCGGCGTATCCAAGGTGATGCCGGAGACGAACTCCCTGACCTACCGCGGCTACGCGGTCCAGGATCTCGTCGAGCACTGCTCCTTCGAGGAGGTCTTCTACCTCCTGTGGAACGGTGAGCTTCCGGACGCTGAGCAGCTCGAGGAGTTCAACCTGCGCGGCCGCTCCTACCGCTCGCTCGACCCGGGTCTGATCGCCCTCATCCACTCCCTGCCCACCGACTGTCACCCGATGGACGTCATGCGGACCGCCGTGTCCTACATGGGTACCAAGGACCCGGAGCATTTCACCCCGGACACCGACCACATCACCCACGTCGGACACAACCTCCTCGCCCAGCTGCCGATGGCGCTGGCCATGGACATCCGTCGCCGTCAGGGCAAGAACATCGTCGCCCCGGACCCGGACAAGGGCGTCGCCGAGAACCTGCTGTCGATGGTGTTCGGCACCGGCCCGGACTCGCCCGCGTCGAACCCGGAGGACGTCCGCGACTTCGAGAAGTCCCTGATCCTCTACGCCGAGCACTCCTTCAACGCCTCGACCTTCACCGCCCGGGTGATCACCTCCACCCGCTCCGACGTGTACTCCGCCATCACCGGTGCCATCGGCGCGCTCAAGGGCCCGCTGCACGGCGGCGCCAACGAGTTCGTCATGCACACCATGCTCGAGATCGACGATCCGGCCAAGGCCGCCGACTGGGTGAACAACGCCCTGGACAGCAAGAGCCTCATCATGGGCTTCGGCCACCGCGTGTACAAGAAGGGTGACAGTCGCGTGCCGTCGATGGAGCAGTCCTTCCGGGCGCTCGCCGAGCGTCACGACGGCGCCAGGTGGGTCGCCATGTACGAGAACATGCGTGACGCCATGGATGTCCGCACCGGCATCCAGCCGAACCTGGACTTCCCGGCGGGCCCGGCCTATCACCTGCTCGGCTTCCCGGTGGACTTCTTCACTCCGCTGTTCGTCATCGCACGCGTGGCCGGCTGGACCGCCCACGTCGTCGAGCAGTTCGAGAACAACTCCCTCATCCGCCCGCTGTCCGCCTACACCGGCCCGGAGCAGCGCAAGGTCGTCCCGATGGACGAGCGCTAGCCCATTCCGTCCACCGGAACCCACGGCAGCGCCCGCGATTGGGGGATGTTGCTGTGGGTTCCGTCACGCCCGGCCGAGATATTCCTTTCCGTCCTGCGGAAAAGAATACGTCATACCTATCGGATTGATAGCGTCAGACGGAAACGGGCATCGGAACGACCGGATTTTTCCGGTTATCCTTGAGGAGTAGGGGAAAGTCCACCCGAGGCTCACCTCTGTTGTTGCGATAATGTGTGACGGAAGAGAGCCCATAATCTCTCGGACGCACCCCCGATAAATTCCCGTGTGCAGACCCGCATGCGTTCGGAAAGGATCTCCCTAGTGGCCACACCCACACTGCCCGCATTCCAGAAGGTGCTCGTCGCCAACCGCGGCGAAATTGCCGTACGCGCCTTCCGCGCCGCCTTCGAGACGGGGGCCGCCACCGTCGCGGTCTACCCCAAGGAAGACCGCAATTCCCACCACCGGTCATTCGCCTCCGAGGCGGTCCGGATCGGCACCGAGGGATCTCCGGTCAAGGCCTACCTGGACATCGACGAAATCATCCGGGCGGCGAAGAAGACCCACGCCGACGCCGTTTACCCGGGCTACGGCTTCCTCTCCGAGAATGCTCAGCTGGCCCGCGAGTGCGCCGAAAACGGCATCACCTTCATCGGCCCGCCCCCGGAGGTCCTGGACCTGACCGGTGACAAGTCCGCAGCCGTCGAGGCGGCCAGGAAGGCAGGCCTGCCGGTCCTGCAGGATTCCGAGCCCTCCACCGACATCGACGAGCTCGTCGAGATGGCCAAGGACTTCACCTTCCCGATCTTCGTCAAGGCAGTGGCCGGCGGCGGCGGTCGAGGTATGCGTTTCATCGAGAACCCCGAGGACGTCGCGAAGCTTTCTATCGAGGCTTCCCGCGAGGCGGAGGCGGCGTTCGGCGACGGCCGCGTCTACCTCGAGCGTGCCGTGATCAGCCCGCAGCACATCGAGGTGCAGATCCTCGCCGACCACACCGGCGAGGTCATCCACCTCTACGAGCGTGACTGCTCCCTGCAGCGCCGCCACCAGAAGGTCGTCGAGATCGCCCCCGCCCAGCACCTGGACCCGAAGCTGCGCGATCAGATCTGCGCCGACGCGGTGAAGTTCTGCCGGTCGATCGGCTACCAGTGCGCCGGCACCGTGGAGTTCCTCGTCGACGAGAAGGGCAACCACGTCTTCATCGAGATGAACCCGCGCATCCAGGTCGAGCACACCGTCACCGAAGAGGTCACCTCCATCGACCTGGTCAAGGCACAGATGCACCTGGCCGCCGGGGCGACGCTCAAGGAGCTGGGCCTCACCCAGGACAAGATCAAGCTCCACGGCGCGGCCCTGCAGTGCCGCATCACCACCGAGGACCCGTCCAACAACTTCCGCCCCGACACCGGCACGATCACCGCCTACCGCTCCCCGGGCGGCGCGGGCGTGCGCCTCGACGGCGCCGCATCCCTCGGCGGCGAGATCTCCCCGAACTTCGACTCCATGCTGGTGAAGATGACCTGCCGTGGCGCCGACTTCGCCACCGCCGTGGCCCGCGCTCAGCGTGCGCTCAACGAATTCACCGTTTCCGGCGTGGCCACCAACATCGGTTTCCTGCGCGCCCTGCTGCGTGAGGATGACTTCCAGACCAAGCGCATCTCCACCAACTTCATCAACGACCACATTCACCTCCTGTCCGCACCGCCGGCGGACGACGAGGCCGGCCGTATCCTCGACTACCTGGCCGATGTCACGGTCAACCGCCCCCACGGCAAGCGCCCCACCGAGCTCCGCCCGGTGACCAAGTTGCCCCCGAAGAGCGACGCCCCGATGCCGCGCGGCTCCCGTGATCTCCTGCGCGACCTCGGTCCGAAGCGTTTCGCCGAGCAGCTGCGTGCACAGGACGCCCTGGCCGTCACTGACACCACCTTCCGTGACGCACACCAGTCGCTCCTGGCCACCCGCATCCGTTCCTCCGCCCTGGTCGCCGCAGCCGAGCACGTGGGCCGCACGACCCCGAACCTCCTGTCCGTCGAGGCCTGGGGCGGTGCCACCTACGACGTCGCCATGCGCTTCCTCCACGAGGATCCGTGGGAGCGTCTCGACGGCCTGCGTGCGGCCATGCCGAACGTCAACATCCAGATGCTGCTGCGCGGCCGCAACACCGTCGGCTACACCCCGTACCCGGACTCCGTCTGCCGTGCCTTCGTCAACGAGGCCGCGGACTCCGGCATCGACATCTTCCGTATCTTCGACGCGCTCAACGACGTGTCCCAGATGCGGCCGGCCATCGACGCGGTCCTGGAGACCGGCACCACCGTCGCCGAGGTCGCCATGGCATACTCCGGCAACCTGCTGGATCCCCATGAGAAGATCTACACCCTCGATTACTACCTCAATCTGGCGGAGCAGATCGTCGAGTCCGGTGCCCACATCCTGGCCATCAAGGACATGGCCGGCCTGCTGCGCCCCACCGCCGCCTCCCGCCTGGTCAAGGCGCTGCGGAAGAACTTCGACCTGCCGGTCCACGTCCACACCCACGACACCGCCGGCGGCCAGCTCGCCACCTACTTCGCCGCCGCGCAGGCAGGAGCCGACGCCGTCGACGGTGCCTCCGCCCCGCTCGCCGGCACCACCTCCCAGCCCTCGCTTTCCGCGATCGTCGCGGCCTTCGCCGACACCCACCGCGACACCGGACTGTCCCTCGACGCCGTCTCCGACATGGAGCCCTACTGGGAGGCCGTCCGCCAGCTCTACGCCCCCTTCGAGGCAGGTGTGCCAGGCCCGACCGGGCGTGTGTACAAGCACGAGATCCCCGGCGGCCAGCTGTCCAACCTGCGCGCGCAGGCCAAGGCACTGGGCCTGGGGGACCGTTTCGAGCTCATCGAGGACTACTACGCCGCCGTCAATGAGATGCTGGGCCGGCCGACCAAGGTCACCCCGTCCTCCAAGGTCGTGGGGGATCTGGCGCTGCACCTGGTCGGTGCCGGCGTCGATCCGCAGGACTTCGCCAACGACCCGCAGAAGTACGACATCCCCGACTCCGTGATCGGCTTCCTGCGCGGCGACCTGGGTACCCCGCCCGGCGGCTGGCCGCTCCTGCGGGAGAAGGCCCTCGCCGGTCGTGCCAGCGGCCCGACCACGCTCGTCGACGTCTCCGCCGAGGACGAGGAGAAGCTCTCCAGCCCGGACCGCCAGACCCGACGCTCCACCCTGGACAGGCTGCTGTTCCCCAAGCAGGCCGCCGAGTTCGCCGAGCACCGCCGCCAGTACGGCAACACCGCGGCGCTCGAGGACCGGGTCTTCTTCTACGGGCTCAAGGAGGGCGAGGAGAGCATCATCCGCCTGCTCACCGAGCAGGACCGTCCCCCGCTGGTGGTGCGTCTCGACGCAGTCGGTGAGCCCGACGAAAAGGGCATGCGGCAGGTCGTGGCCAACGTCAACGGCCAGATCCGGCCCATGAAGGTCCGTGACCGCTCGGTCGAGTCCGTCACCGCCTCCGCAGAGAAGGCCGATTCCGCCAACAAGGGCCACGTCGCGGCACCGTTCGCGGGCGTCGTCTCCGTCACCGCGAAGGCCGGCGATGAGGTCAAGGCCGGCGACCCCGTCGCCATCATCGAGGCCATGAAGATGGAGGCCACCATCACGGCCACCATCGACGGCACGGTGGAGCGTGTGGCATTCGCACTGCCGACGAAGGTTGAGGGCGGCGACCTGATCGTGGTCATCGCCTAGCAGCAGGACTGAACCCGGGGCGCTCCCAGCAGGGGGGTGTCCCGGGTTTCTGCGTCAGTGCGGCGGGTTCTGCAGGCGGTGGATCATCGCTTCGCAGCCCAGGTCTGGGCGGGCGCCGAGGCTGCGGAAGCCCTTCTTCACGTACAGGGCGCGGGCACGGTCGTTGCCGAAGTCGACGGCGAGGGACACTCCCGCGTGGTGGTGGGCGCGGGCGAGGGTGAGGGCGGCGTCGATGAGCGAGGAGCCGAGGCCCTGACCTGCGTAACGATTCTCCACGGCGATGACCAGCTCAGGGACGTCCTCGGCGACGAAGCCGAAGGCGGGGCGACCGGGCCCGTGGCGCAGCCACACGCCGCCGGCCGGGATGCCCTCGGGACTCAGGGCGATGACGCCGCCCTGCCCGGGAGTCCACCGGCCGACGTAGCGTTCGAGATCCTCGAGATAATGATCGCCGACGGGCTGTGATTCGTCACCGAACACGTCGGTGAGGAAGAACAGACGGGAAAGATAGGTGCGATCCGATTCGGCGGCGAGACGAAGCGAGAAACCAGTGAGAACGGAACCCATACGTACAGGGTAATCCCACCTGTTCAGGAGCGCGAAAAGACCCCGCAGGAGGCCTGCGGGGTCTGATGCGGATCAGGGATTACTTGATCTCGAGAAGAACCAGTCCCTTGGTGACACCGGCGCCGGCGTCGACGGCCAGACCGGCGACAACACCGGACTTGTGGGCCTTGACCGGGTTCTCCATCTTCATGGCCTCGAGCACCAGGATGACCTCGCCCTCCGTGACCTCCTGGCCCTCGGTGACGTTGACCTTGATGACGGTGCCCTGCATCGGGGCGGCGACGGAGTCGCCGGAAGCGCCCGCAGCGCCGCCGGAGGAGCGACGCTTCTTCGCCTTCTTCTTCGGGGCAGCGCCACCGCCCAGCGCGAAGAGACCCGGCAGGGCGATCTCGATGCGGCGACCGTCCACCTCGACGACGACCTTGTGCGCCGGGACGTCCTCATCCTCGGGCAGATCGGCCGGGTCGACGAAGGGCTCGATCGGGTTGTCCCAGACCTCCTCGATCCACTTGGTGTAGATCTCAAAGCCCTCGTCATTGCCGACGAACGCCGGGTTGGAGACGATGTGGCGGTGGAAGGGCAGGACGGTCGGCATGCCCTCGACGACGAACTCGTCGAGCGCGCGACGGGCACGCTGGAGAGCCTCCTCGCGGGACTCACCGGTGACGATGAGCTTGGCCAGCATGGAGTCGAACTGGCCGCCGATGACGGAACCCTCGCGGACGCCGGAATCCACACGCACACCAGGGCCGTCCGGCTGGTGGTAGGCGGTGATGGTGCCCGGGGTCGGCATGAAGTTCATGCCGGCGTCCTCGCCGTTGATGCGGAACTCGAAGGAGTGGCCGCGCGGGGTGGGATCCTCGGTGAAGCGCAGCTTCTGGCCCTCGGCGATGCGGAACTGCTCGCGAACCAGGTCGATGCCGGTGGTTTCCTCGGTGATCGGGTGCTCCACCTGCAGGCGGGTGTTGACCTCGAGGAAGGAGATCAGGCCGTCAGCGCCGACGAGGTACTCGACGGTGCCGGCGCCGTAGTAGCCTGCCTCGCGGCAGATCTGCTTGGCGGACTCATGGATCATGGAGCGCTGCTCATCGCTGAGGAACGGAGCCGGGGCCTCCTCGACGAGCTTCTGGAAACGACGCTGCAGGGAGCAGTCGCGCGTTCCTGCGACGATGACGTTGCCGTGCTGGTCGGCCAGGACCTGTGCCTCGACGTGGCGTGCACGATCCAGGTAGCGCTCGACGAAGCACTCGCCGCGGCCGAAGGCGGAGATGGCCTCACGGGTGGCGGATTCGTAGAGCTCCGCGACCTCGTCCATGGAGTAGGCGACCTTCATGCCTCGGCCACCGCCACCGAAGGCGGCCTTGATGGCGATGGGCAGGCCGTACTCGCGGGCGAACGCGATGACCTCGTCAGCGCCTGCCACAGGTTCCTTGGTGCCCGGGACCATCGGTGCGTTCGCACGCTGCGCGATGTGACGGGCCGTGACCTTGTCGCCGAGGTCGGCGATGGCGGACGGCGGCGGGCCGATCCAGATCAGGCCTGCGTCGATGACGGCCTGGGCGAACTCCGCATTCTCGGCGAGGAAGCCGTAACCGGGGTGGACGGCGTCCGCGCCGGACTTGGCGGCGGCGTCGATGATCTTCTGGATCACGAGGTAGGACTCGGCCGAGGACTGGCCGCCCAGGGCGAACGCCTCATCCGCTATGCCGACGAACGGTGCGTCCGCGTCCGGCTCTGCGTATACGGCGACGCTGGCGATGCCTGCATCCTTGGCGGCGCGGATCACGCGTACCGCGATTTCACCGCGGTTGGCCACGAGGACCTTCGTGATCTTCTTGGTCTCTACTGCCACTTGGGGGTCCCTTTCATGTGCTGCACTTGGAGGTCTCGTCGACCCGCCCCCGAGAGGCGGCCACGCGACGCATGCAGACTATTCTTGCACACAAAAACGTGAGCATTCCGTCAGGTCTTGAGATTTTGCCCGAAAATTGTGGGAATTGCCAGTAGAGCCGCCCGAAAAGAATATGGACAGTCCGGCGCGCCATCTGTTTCGCGCGCAAAACGGTCCGTTCGGGCGGAGCCCTCAAGGGCTCAGGCGTGCGGTGCCTCGCCGCGTGCGATCGGCATCCGGACCATGTTGCCCCACTCGACCCAGGAGCCGTCGTAGTTACGGACCTTGTCGAAGCCGAGGAGGTGCTTGAGCACGAACGAGGTGTGGGAGGTGCGGTCACCGGTGTGGCAGTAGATGGTGGTCTCTGCCTCGGGGCTCAGCGCGCCGTAGATCTCCTCGAGTTCCGCCCGCGAGCGGAAACGCGAGTTCGGATGGACATTGTCCTGCCAG
This sequence is a window from Corynebacterium comes. Protein-coding genes within it:
- a CDS encoding bifunctional 2-methylcitrate synthase/citrate synthase, with amino-acid sequence MSTMTTSTQTAQEPEVRKGLYGVIADYTGVSKVMPETNSLTYRGYAVQDLVEHCSFEEVFYLLWNGELPDAEQLEEFNLRGRSYRSLDPGLIALIHSLPTDCHPMDVMRTAVSYMGTKDPEHFTPDTDHITHVGHNLLAQLPMALAMDIRRRQGKNIVAPDPDKGVAENLLSMVFGTGPDSPASNPEDVRDFEKSLILYAEHSFNASTFTARVITSTRSDVYSAITGAIGALKGPLHGGANEFVMHTMLEIDDPAKAADWVNNALDSKSLIMGFGHRVYKKGDSRVPSMEQSFRALAERHDGARWVAMYENMRDAMDVRTGIQPNLDFPAGPAYHLLGFPVDFFTPLFVIARVAGWTAHVVEQFENNSLIRPLSAYTGPEQRKVVPMDER
- a CDS encoding pyruvate carboxylase, with product MRSERISLVATPTLPAFQKVLVANRGEIAVRAFRAAFETGAATVAVYPKEDRNSHHRSFASEAVRIGTEGSPVKAYLDIDEIIRAAKKTHADAVYPGYGFLSENAQLARECAENGITFIGPPPEVLDLTGDKSAAVEAARKAGLPVLQDSEPSTDIDELVEMAKDFTFPIFVKAVAGGGGRGMRFIENPEDVAKLSIEASREAEAAFGDGRVYLERAVISPQHIEVQILADHTGEVIHLYERDCSLQRRHQKVVEIAPAQHLDPKLRDQICADAVKFCRSIGYQCAGTVEFLVDEKGNHVFIEMNPRIQVEHTVTEEVTSIDLVKAQMHLAAGATLKELGLTQDKIKLHGAALQCRITTEDPSNNFRPDTGTITAYRSPGGAGVRLDGAASLGGEISPNFDSMLVKMTCRGADFATAVARAQRALNEFTVSGVATNIGFLRALLREDDFQTKRISTNFINDHIHLLSAPPADDEAGRILDYLADVTVNRPHGKRPTELRPVTKLPPKSDAPMPRGSRDLLRDLGPKRFAEQLRAQDALAVTDTTFRDAHQSLLATRIRSSALVAAAEHVGRTTPNLLSVEAWGGATYDVAMRFLHEDPWERLDGLRAAMPNVNIQMLLRGRNTVGYTPYPDSVCRAFVNEAADSGIDIFRIFDALNDVSQMRPAIDAVLETGTTVAEVAMAYSGNLLDPHEKIYTLDYYLNLAEQIVESGAHILAIKDMAGLLRPTAASRLVKALRKNFDLPVHVHTHDTAGGQLATYFAAAQAGADAVDGASAPLAGTTSQPSLSAIVAAFADTHRDTGLSLDAVSDMEPYWEAVRQLYAPFEAGVPGPTGRVYKHEIPGGQLSNLRAQAKALGLGDRFELIEDYYAAVNEMLGRPTKVTPSSKVVGDLALHLVGAGVDPQDFANDPQKYDIPDSVIGFLRGDLGTPPGGWPLLREKALAGRASGPTTLVDVSAEDEEKLSSPDRQTRRSTLDRLLFPKQAAEFAEHRRQYGNTAALEDRVFFYGLKEGEESIIRLLTEQDRPPLVVRLDAVGEPDEKGMRQVVANVNGQIRPMKVRDRSVESVTASAEKADSANKGHVAAPFAGVVSVTAKAGDEVKAGDPVAIIEAMKMEATITATIDGTVERVAFALPTKVEGGDLIVVIA
- a CDS encoding GNAT family N-acetyltransferase, which produces MGSVLTGFSLRLAAESDRTYLSRLFFLTDVFGDESQPVGDHYLEDLERYVGRWTPGQGGVIALSPEGIPAGGVWLRHGPGRPAFGFVAEDVPELVIAVENRYAGQGLGSSLIDAALTLARAHHHAGVSLAVDFGNDRARALYVKKGFRSLGARPDLGCEAMIHRLQNPPH
- a CDS encoding acetyl/propionyl/methylcrotonyl-CoA carboxylase subunit alpha, yielding MAVETKKITKVLVANRGEIAVRVIRAAKDAGIASVAVYAEPDADAPFVGIADEAFALGGQSSAESYLVIQKIIDAAAKSGADAVHPGYGFLAENAEFAQAVIDAGLIWIGPPPSAIADLGDKVTARHIAQRANAPMVPGTKEPVAGADEVIAFAREYGLPIAIKAAFGGGGRGMKVAYSMDEVAELYESATREAISAFGRGECFVERYLDRARHVEAQVLADQHGNVIVAGTRDCSLQRRFQKLVEEAPAPFLSDEQRSMIHESAKQICREAGYYGAGTVEYLVGADGLISFLEVNTRLQVEHPITEETTGIDLVREQFRIAEGQKLRFTEDPTPRGHSFEFRINGEDAGMNFMPTPGTITAYHQPDGPGVRVDSGVREGSVIGGQFDSMLAKLIVTGESREEALQRARRALDEFVVEGMPTVLPFHRHIVSNPAFVGNDEGFEIYTKWIEEVWDNPIEPFVDPADLPEDEDVPAHKVVVEVDGRRIEIALPGLFALGGGAAPKKKAKKRRSSGGAAGASGDSVAAPMQGTVIKVNVTEGQEVTEGEVILVLEAMKMENPVKAHKSGVVAGLAVDAGAGVTKGLVLLEIK